DNA from Eucalyptus grandis isolate ANBG69807.140 chromosome 5, ASM1654582v1, whole genome shotgun sequence:
TCATCCCAATTTAGTAATTCACCTGGGGCTTTAGACTTTGCAATCTCCATTTGCTCTATTGACGTGAAGCAGATGAGTTAAATATATGCAAACTACATTGATTTTGCTTCAGAAGAACACAGTTAGGTGGTCATCTTGTTTATCAAAATATAGCTAGAGCGGTTACCTTTGTAAACTTTCTCATAAATGTGGGGCAACGAAGCTAGATAATTCACTATTACAGTGATAGATGTACTAGTGGTGTCATGACTTGCGATAAGCAATCCAATGATCTTGTTGGACACATCCATTTCGTAATAAACACTACCGTCATCGTCTGCTTCGGTAAGCAATCGAGACAGCAAGTCCCTCGACTTTGCATCTTTTCCCTCTGagatctccttcttcctttgtctGATAATGTTGAGAAGCTCTTGCCTTATTACTTTTCCTCCTTCAACAGCTTTATTGAATGGCGTCCCCGGGAAATTGATAGGTACCGAAGTGAATCCCGGAGCAATACGAGCAAATGGGCTGGCGAATTTCGACACAACCTGAGGGTCCTTGATGTTCATGAACAAACGGCATGCCAAAGCAAAGGTGTAGTTCTTTGTCAAAGGAAACACCTTCACTTCCTTATAAGGATACCAGTCACTCTCCAAGTGCTCCCTAGTCATGGAGTCCATGACAGGAATGTAATGCTGGAGGGCCTCGGGTTTTAGGAACTCTGGCAAGAAGCTGCGCATTTTCTTGGGGTCATCTTTGTTGAACTTCTCCATGGTTTCGGGGAAGATGGTGACCTTCTTCATGGAGGAGGGCCACCAGGTGGTGATGTACTTGTCCTGGCCAGAGAACAAGAATTTGTTGCCAGAGGCGCCGCAGAACACGGCCATGTCTTCCCCGAGCAGCGAGGTACGGAAGACCTCCGGGGAGTATTTGGCCGTGCGGTCGTTTATGAACTTCTCGGGGCAGCCGCTCTTCCCAGCACCGACAAAGTCTAGGGATTCGCCGATGATGGGCCATCCCTTTTTGCCAGGCGGCAGGTTAGGAGCGGAGGATTTCTTTCGGAAGACGAGGAATAGGAGGTAGAGAGAGATGTAGAAGATGGAGAGATAAAGAAACAGCTGGTAATAGaaatccatcttcttcttctccttctcagaATGCAGACACAAATactgagaagaagaaaaagatgctAAGGTCTAGGATGGAGAAAAACCACCACGATTGGGATTATATATATAGGAAGGGATTGAGGTCACCACGCATTTGGTCTAATTTGACGaattttttaagtaataaatatatttctagACCGTAAATTGCGTGCTTTGACCACTTCTGCATTTAAGTGAGTTCCATATATGCCCATATAATTGAGAATGGGAGTACATATACTGATCGACCTGAGTTAATACTAAAGAAATAATACAAAGATGGAAGAAGAGGTGTTGCACGTCTTCAATTTTGCACGTCTTCAATTTTCACTTTGATGACATAAACATTTCTATCGTCAAAAGAGTGAGGACTCCAGTACTCAAAATTCACAATTACAAACGGAGACTAAGGCCACGGCTGTTGTCCAAAAATGACCGTATGAGACCATCTTATGCATTGTGTTGGTCATTTGTATTTGGTCTACGTGCGTAATTTGGTTAGCCTCGTTAACCCTAACTGAAAATATAATATCAAGACTGACAGGAGTACTTGTTAATTGTTTGTAACGTGAAGATAGCTTAATTCACCTCCACTTGCATGGTCATGGATATAAACTTAGCCATCTTAATTTAAATCCTCTAAATTTAGGAGGAGGTATAGTaggcaaaatatatatatgtgaaaagaTTACATTTGTTTGTAGTAATTTACATCTCGACTATGTACTAATTTAGAGGTTTGAAACTAGATAAATTAAGCAAATCCACTTTCAATTAATTAAGATGTGGTCTATATCAATCTTCTATTTGtaattcatttaatattttattacaaaTTTCTATGCTAATGGCCTAGGAAATCCTCAGGGCAGATGAGCATCAAGATGAGCATCAACACCAAGAGAAccttttttgttgtttatgatCGCAAGTAaaaaatgacgtgcatatgtAGTTTCACATGGTGATTAGATGCCGTCCTCTTTTAGATCATTGGCTTTGGACcatgaagacaatttttccacctaaaaagtggaaaatttcaaaaaaaaaaaaaaagaaaagaaaaacccttgagtgcgacaaaaaaaaaaccccaatcACTTGATACCAATTCTTCACCCGAAAGGGATAAAGATGAAATCCCAACTTGCTAAAGTAACATGGAGAGCGACTTTGCTATGGATTGATAAGGCGATTACCATCATTAAATGTGACACTGATGAAATTATAGCACGCTAGAAAGTTCTTGTAAATCGTGCCATCATAACCCGCGCGGTCCCACGTAGAGTGACATGTGGGGTCGATTGAGATGAATCGCCAGCTTCATGGAGTTTTTTTAGGCAAACCCTACTGGGGGTTCTCTGCGAAAATCGCCCCACTTTGAGGGTTGAATGCAATTTTCCccggaaaattaaataaaattcttgtcagcaatattatatttattatctaaaCTTCTTGACCTAGTCTAGTCTATAATCAGTTTGAAGATGACGTTGGACATTAAGGTGGAATCGACACATGGCTGCCAGAAACCACCTTAGGACTTTTTATGcattctttgatttatttatatatgtagtTAGGAAAAGGGAAATTCATCATATATATCGCTAATGACTAATTACATAAATTTCACTACAAAAATGCCTGAGGCGTGCAAAGCGTTTAGAAGCATCTCGCATAGATGTTATTCATCATTACTCCTTGAAAATATAATGATTTTATGCGGGATAGAATATGtttaattaggcctttatttctAAAACTTGGCACCAAATGGTCATGTGATAAATAGGATGGTCAAAATATAGCTGCCAACAGGAATAAGTagttcaattttgaattttgtgcAGAACTAATCTtcattttatcattattttaatATAGAAATGTGCTCACATGGGTTCAAAAATCGCTTCGCAATCAACCTTTTGTGAAAGAGCAAATAATTGCTCTGTCATTATAATTTTCTTGGGACTATAAATTAATCACCAGCTTCTTAAGAGGATATCTGATTGTGACCGTGAATAAGACGGTGAATTATTTCCCATTTTGTGCGGATTTTATTGGATAAATACAGATATTACAtggtaattttaaaaaaaaaaaaaatacaagtacAAATATGCCCAAAAATAatcagcctctctctctctcaaatttatTTAGCTTCACTTGTGTTTGGGGTTCTCTGGAAAatgatatgaatctttttttatGGTGAATGATcagtatatacatatataatatatgtgtgtgcgcgcgcgcgtAGGTGTAAAGGAAGCCAGTCGGAAACCAGCTGAAGTGAAAAAAAAGCGCAAAAATGAAGAGCATTTAATTTAATGTGTCAAGGTAtgaccgaaaaaaaaataatcaacttGTCAAGCATACAGTTTTATGGTAGTTGAAAGCCGAACTAATCCCAGTTTTTCTAGGAAAGAGATGGTTTTTGAGTTACAGTAGTCAGCcagcttttttttattttttatagtatGTGATCTCAATGATTGGTGTTTCGACTAAAGAAAAAATCTCAATGACGGGTACtattaaaatgataaaatagcAAGACCAAGTATCCATGATTTACTTTTGTATATTGTGGGTACTCCATGAATATTAAAGAcactatgttttcttttttatttttagattttacttttCCAGAAATAAATTATGTCGAAAAAAGaaactttcaagaaaatatatatcaactctctttttttttttttttgagtcaacAACTCTCTTAATTTACTACATCAAAAAATCTGCCTTTTTTCATTACTCTTGCCAAGATATATTTACACAGAGTATATAAGACATTATAGGAGTATTGAGGAATATACTCGATAAAGCTACGTTAAAAAGTTATGCATAATGAagcattttgctattttttcacaaatagtttatggatgatattaatttttgtcaatccaaaatgatgaaatttcactaacatttaaaaaataaatcttgTTTTAAGCAACATTTTGATTtaactaaatttcttttttttaaatttcaccttggagaatgcaacaaagattttttttttttttttttttttgtttcatccTAGCATCCCATTAAATATATCGTGTATAAAAGACAATTGATTAGAAAAGGTTTGATGGTGATATGCACAACAAACGTGAGAGTTTGTGAATAAGTGATGGTGTTTTAAAATAGTCTATATCATAATTTTCTAgattgttgatccattaatttGCTAGACAATGtagaaaaaattaaactttttcaaaattctccttttcaacaaaactaattgCTGCAGAATTAAACTCTAACATTAATAAGAAAACATAGTGctcataataaacaaaacaaaaacatgtgaaattcttaattatggCAACTAAATCCTttgtaaaaagagaaaagctaaacaaagaaggaaagcaACAAAATTTAGAGTTACTGCTTTAAATTACAATTGAACGATTAAGGGTAATTTTGCCTATTTGGTGAAAATTTGGTAGATTTAGTCATAtaaaattagaaaggaaaagtgTTATAAAATCATAAGCCTAttgcattagtaccaatttagtcatgaacattttaattgtgctattttagtcctaaactttttgatctactattaatttagttataaaccttttgacctaatgtcaattcaatcattctaGCTAATTTTCGCTGAATATTGCTAATGTGAATGCTGGACGATTTATGTGGTACCGTTTGCGCTAtcgttgataatttttaattatttttctttttgtttttctctctttcttcttctttttgcaagTGATTGAACACCAGCCATGGCCAAGCAGgctagcctcgcctagccatgttGAGGTTGAGCATtagtgagggttggcctcaccaaAACTAGCTTGGGCAAGGGGAGCCCTCGCTAGGCTCACCCTCAACCAGGCGACGCCCGGTGAGGGTTCGCCTTGCCAaggctagatttggcaaggccaatCCTTATCGAAGCCTGGCCTCACCATGACTGGGTGAGGCCAACCGGCTCGGCCATCACACATGGCCGATGGCCGATcattggtaaaaagaaaaataaatgatagaaaaaataataaaatattcaaataaaataaaataaaatattattaaaaattgtcaacactGGCGGTGTCACGTAAGCTAGGCGGCGCCCATGTCAAACAATATCCGGTTAGAATTAGTtagaatgattgaattggtactaaaTCAGAAAggttaagactaaattgacactataaaaaaattaacattaatTTGGCactaatgcaataggtttaggattattttcACAATTCAAGATTAGAAATAGGCCACCCGAAAAGAATCTCCTCGATGATGTTATTCTTCTCATCTAATCTTCTTGGTGTAGTCCAGTCAATAGTAAGCTTGAAGATCACGTCGGGCATGAAGGTTGAATTGATACATGGTAGCTAAAAGTAGAAGCAATTTTATTAGCCTTCACTTCTAATCTCCTTGGTGTAGTCCAGTCAATAATCAGCTTGAAGATCACGTCGGACAATAAGGTTATGGTTGGTAAAAGTAGAAGCaattttctgactttttggACACTCTTCGatttatttatgtatgtatCTGGAAAAAGGGAAATTCATCGCATATAATgctaatgaaaaattaaataaatttcaatatgaaaatgtttttaagtgTGCAAAGCGTCTAGAGGCATCCAACATAGATGTTAGTCATCACaactcttgaaaattttaaaggatTTGATGTGGGAGAGAATATGCTTAATTatgtctttatttttaaaacttagTAGCTGATGGTCATGTGATAAATAGTATGGTCAAAAAATAGCTGCTGCCAGGAATAAGTTATTCAGTTTTGAATTTTGTGCAGGACTAATCTtcgttttatcattattttaattttggaatgtGCTCGCATGCGTGCAAAGATCGTTTCACAATCAACCCCTTGAGAAAGAGCAAATAATTTTattgtcattatttttttcctggGAGTATATATTAATTATCAGCTTCTAAGAACACATATGATCGTAGCCTTACTCGGCACCAAATATCTTTTCTAATTATTCCTCTGCATTATTGCCTAGACCGACTGTAATTCTTCTGGTCAACATCTGCATCAATGTTTGAATTGAACCTGGTAATCACATGACATGTAAATGTAGAGATTCTGGCAAATGAAAGGGCAAAATCTTTGCCGATGATATCAGACATGTTTATCAAATTTAGTTGGTTCCACTTATATTTTGGGTTTTCTGGAAAACGATAAAAATCACGCATGGTTCTTAAATGGTGAATAATCAGCATTTAGCCAgcatttttaattctttctagTATGTGATCTCAATAATGATTAGTATGGgtgaattatttaatgattcATAAATCTATCAtacatatatcaatttagtcataattttctaattttgccaaCTAACTTCTGAATGAAGTCTTTCCAACCTATTTTCGTTGAAAATCGCCCACATGACCGTGAGCCATATAAGACACCAAAGATAATTAGACCACCATGGAAAAATACAgtgaaatttcatgtaaaaatttaggaatcatttagcaaaattgagaaatttatgatcgaattgatatttgtataataggtttaaggcTAATCGGGTAACTTTCCTAGATTGATACAATTAAATTGAGTATACTCTTCTTCTGTTGTATTATGGATGGTACCTAAATTAACAAGACCAACTTAACAAACGAGTTATCCCTTAACCTCTCAAACATtctcattaaaagaaaattttcctcgTAAAATATCTATTTAAATTCTATCTCGAAATAATCTAAGTTTTCATGTATCTTGTCTATAAGGGGAAATTTATcacttctgttcttttctttcatatgCATTAAAATTGCTTCGCTCGCCATTAATTAATTGAGCAAGTCcatgtaatatttttcttccatGACATTTCCAGCGTAATTTATTAGTCCAAAATTTTGATAACGATGGAATTATGTGgtatcaaattaattaattaattgattgataatGCAAAAGAGAACTAAATATTAAGGAAATATATTTGACTAAAATACGATAAAATAGTAAGACCATGTATCtatgaaaagggaaaatcaaatttaaactaaacaaataaaaaatgaaaagagagtaTCATAAGGTTATGTTCGGTTCGTACAATGTTTTGGATCTATTTTATGAACTTCTATATTTTAAATGCACTTAAAACTAAAATATATCTTGTTATGCATTAGATTAGGAACTCAAGTTCATCGGAGATTTACTAAAATTGCTTGTGCCaaattatatagatataaaaGTATAACTATCTTATTTAAAAAcgaatagaagaagaaaaagattttggTTACCTTGAATTTAATAAAAGGAAGCATTTATTTCTATTATAATGTAGAAGAATGGTAAAAGATTTAAGCATTGAACAGCGCCCCCGATTGCCCTCCGTGACTACGTGATTGGGAGTGATTATTGTAATGtcaattattataatattttcattgcaTTATTGAAAATATCATCACTTACAGTTTTTTCCTATAATTgaagggttaaaaaaaaaatcagagtttcataaaaaaatctataaaatctataaaaaaaaataattgcaaaaattgtagACATTCACGATTGCTGACTACCATTGACCAAAAAGATTACATTGGGAAATTGTCAAatggtttatgattaaattggccaaactaaaaagtttatgacttaatttgCATCCATActatagatttaggactttgttgataattttgccTTTAAACTTGCAATCTTGTGATATACATACAGTTCTTTTATCAATAGACTAGCATATGTATGGTGATGGTGAGCTTTACAAACTCCAACGTTGATGGATTGACGTGGAGCTTATGTGTTAATAACCAACAAAACCTACATGAGAATTGAATCTAGACTGAAACCAATTGATAGAATCAAAATAATCTCAAAGTGACATGGGACTAGTTCCCCTTTCAAAGCGATGTCCTACCAAATTTTATGTGGATGAATGTATCTTCATGGACGTGATTGGGCAACAGGAATGATACCGATTTTGGATTCTTGGGAGATACTAGCAAACCTTGCATCATCCCGATTAAGATCATCATCAGCTTCTTATATTTCAGGTTTGTCCGTGTTCGATCTATCCATTGCCCGGACTGGATACGGTTTTTGAATATTAACTATTGCTCGGTATCGAATTATTTACAAAATCACACCAATCAATACATTTTATGGGTGATTTTAAGAAATTGACCATGCAGAGATTGAATATAAGACGTCTCGATCCACGAGAGAATTAATTTGGGtcaaaattattttaggaaattcTAGACGTTTAATTGCGTAAATATAACTACCAAGGATTGTTAGGGCAACAGAAACGTAAAGCCGACACGATTCATCATTTAACGGTCCTTTGGTCTTTGCGAAGAAATTTTCGGATTCCATCGATGgacttggaataaaaaaaaaaagagaataagaaatatatatatccGATCAGAAATGCCTCAATTCCACAATATGAATGAAAGATTCGGAAATGCCCAGCTTAAGTCGCCCTACTTGGTATTCTATGTCTATTTAATGCTTCGCCTTTGCTGTTGTTGTCAAGTTTGAGGAAAGAACCGCAGCGATTTATGGCGAATTTAACTAATAATGTCCCTTTTTTGGCTAGaagtaaaattttcatttcaaagaACACATTGCAAACTGGATGGACACTTATATTagaacaataaataaaagaaaactctattaataCAATATTTTTAACTTCAATAGGAGATTGTCTAAAAGACAAGAGGATGCGGTGCCTATTTGATTAATTGCAAGCACAAGAACAGCTCTATTATTCACTCGTTGATGTGGAATTCAAAATTATATTATGTCAATTATCTTGAATTGATTACTTCTGGAGCCAAGTTGGGCGATGATATTACCGTGAAGGAGCATTTATAGATTAGTCTTCTCCTGGTCACCAAATTTTGCTcttttagattaatttctagTCTATCCATgtaattagggaaaaaaaattgtatccaTCTGCAGCGTTGATTGAGTTGTAGTTATATCTAATATCGTTTTATTTTCATAACTCACAGCACCTGATCTCAACCCAATTGTCTAAATGTTTTGTTGAACTATCATTCTTCGAGGTGTGCAAATCGTCCTACACTAGAAAGAGGGCTCCTTCATTCATGAAAAGCTTGCACTAGCAAAATGTTCCGATTGGATTCACAAACGGTTTCATGGATAACTAAATCTCTACACTCAGTTAAACTCCTGGTTTATAATGAtaatagaagagaaaatggattgaCACAGTTTAGGATTAGATTACAAGTActttaaaaagataaatatatatCTATGACGACAATTTCTATTTGTGACAACAACTTTGTACGTGGTCCTTAACTTCACCTATTAATGTCAACCTTGGTTTTGCAAGTACCCATCTTTCCTCAAAGCCAGCTAGCAGGACCATAGTAAGTCAAAGTCAAGCCAACAACAACTTAGAACTCATTTTACACAGTTCTGAAACACGTATGTCATGTTCAAGAAGCTGCAACCTAGTCATCAGCTGATGACAGGAGGTGCATCAGCTCACAAAGCACATCTGGTCAATAGTCATTCATTACGTATCATCAACGAAGATGGGCGGACTTATTAGAGAATGTGAACTAAATATCTGAATAAAAAAGTTACTAAAAAGGAGAAGGAATCGCTTACATAATAAAGTAATCGATAAACAATTGACTAAATAATAGCTATCcccaaattattttcaataataacCATGTCTTTCCTGACATAACTAACGCATGTATCATTTTGCATCATTTAATCAGGtttgatttgggattttggaCGCCAGCATACAATTGAAGTACTCATGACCCCATAATCATTTAGGGACTAGTTAATGAACGTCCAAAGATTACTGACCCTCACCTGCAATCGTGTCGCCATAAATACAGTGAGGATGCTCATTTTCGGTGGGGGCCCACATACACCAATGTATATTGTCTAGCTACCATCACTAAGGGTAAAAAATTGTGGAGCTGACAATAGCggcctttgtttttttttttttttttttttttttttggtttcgaAATGACTATGCCCGGAAGGTAATGGCATCTTGAATGCTGCCTGTTCTTTTAAACCTAAAAGCAATGTGAGTTTCTTTGAGTGGGTATGTATGGCATGTTCATCTTAAGTTTGTGAGTAATGTAAAAAGGTCATGAATTTTCATGTGATTTGCACATAATTTGCATGTGAGAGAAGTTCGACTTGCAAATGATTTGCATGTGAGAAGGAGTATTAAAGTATTATCCTATACCACTTGACTGGATTCTATTTGGGATTTGCGATCTCCTGTGCACTCCACAGAATTTTGTCTCTTTCGGcccttttttcaattgtttccctctgcctcccttctctctttttcaccATTTACGTGACAAGAAATCATTCACCTACACAATGAGCTGGAAAAGCTAGAGCAACCAAccaaagaaataataaaaagaaatacgTTTTTTCACTCTACACCCTCACCAATAGCTGCTCTTCAAATTGCTTCCCCCTTTTTGCATATTTCTCACCTCGAACTGTGATTCTCTATAAGTCAAGGAGGTGCTTTCGGGATATgattattgacacctaaatttttgtcaataattcaaatatgcatttttctaggtaaggaaatatatatatatattaaaagaaaataaaaaattataataatcaataagaaaacaaaaaaggctTCGGTCCATTAAAATCGATCCATGCCCCCACTACTCCGTTTGAACTCAATCCATAGCCCAATCAAAGACAACAATTCATATCGGCCACGCTCGGCCCGTGTCCCGCGCCGGAAACTGAGTCCAAGTCGGATTCGTTCAAAAGAATTTGGAAAGGAGAAAGGATGACACGCGTCGTCCTCGCCCGAGAGAGGGTCCCATGAATGACACGTGTCGTCGATTCAATGGACTATCGCATGACGTGGCATAGGATTTGcatgcaatattttctcgacGTGACGAACGGGACCGTAAcctcccgctctctctctctcgtttcaACGGACTGGATCTCCCATGTGAAAAGAACGGATTTTGCGCCGGGagtgggggggggggggagttTCCCGGACGGTTTCTGCTCTTCCGTCGCCTTCCGACGTCGTGCCGGCCGCCGCCGGTCGATGCCAGTAGCCGAGGCTCCACATCTCGCTCTGTTCTGCCCTGTATATTGGCCGAGAAGCGCGAAGCTCGGAGCAGTCGATTCTCTGATGAAACTCGATCCAGACTTCGAAAACGGATCGCCGAGGGCAAGACAATGCTCTTCAGAAGCGATTCCTTTTGCTCGACTTGCGAGTTCCCAAGGGATTCCGTGGATGAAGGTAAGTCCTCTTTACTTTCTCTAGTTTCGATTTTGGGTTCAATTAGTATGACCGATTCTTCATCGGCTTTCTTTTCCATTGCCGTCTGGACGCGTCTGTATGATTTCGTTCGGCTCTTTTTTCTGGCCAAGAAGCTCGAGGTTCCTAGTTCTCGGTCGAAGCTCTTTCGCTAGCGTCGATCTTCACCGTCGATTTTTCCCGGACTTCCTCTTACTAGTTTACGACCGGTCGAGATCTGGATTCTTCCTTGTCAAGGTAAATTGCATAGTACTCTGTCTCTCTCTTACGAACGAAACGAAAGCCTCTCTGTTCTACCTTGTTTTGAAACCGAGATCCATGATTAGGGCTATGAGCATTACTCGAAAACTTAACTAGTTCTAGTGACTCGAAAACTTTAACTAGTTCTGGTGACTCAAaactgttgttgttgttgttgtatgAATTTTGGAAGACAAATTGCCTTACTTCCATGATTCTGCTTTGTTCTGGTGATGCACATGGCCTGCTCGACGAATGTTTCTAAGAAGCTTTTGCGAAGTAATTTCTGTCGTTCGTTGATTTGATTATGTGAGCATTACTTTTGAATGATTATGAATCGGGTTATCGGTTATTAGATGAGGTAAGTCACGCTTACCGAAATTTGCCTCTCTGACTCGCTGTTCTGCCTCTGGGTTCTGTGATGTTCGTATGTTCTGAGGATGGTCTGTGGTATAGACGGTTGAAGACGTGAGGTGCAGTCCTTGACTTGAATGCTCGCTCCTGTTGATGTTTAAGGTTTGTGCTTCTAGGGTATCAATTTTAAACTTCTTTGCTCTTCCTGGGTGTGCGTGTTAATCGACCATCGGTGATGTTGACTGTGGTGGCCAGGGACAATGGCGGCGGTTGATAGTCATGTTCAGGCGGCTGATGATGGTGCCACGGTGATGATGAGAAGTAATTGATAGTGTAATACCGGGTGCTTCTCTGCGTAAGGTTTAGCCATGTTGTCATTTATTCCATCCTTTACAAGCATGCAGTTAGAAGAGCGAAAGTGAATACCAAGAAAAAGATGAGAGTTCGGGTGCTGGGTGAGAGGACCGAGAGACTATGGATTGAAGGGaaaactaataaaaactaattataaatttcgaaaaaaaagtggaaaattggttagaaaaatagtccatgatttttttttgggtaattaatAGTCCATGATTAGGTTGTTAGACTTTGGTAATAGAGTTAGTCTTTTATTCAGATAACAAATATAGTTTAGGAAAAATTCATGATTCTCTCTCCTTTACACATAAGAAAATTAGTTTCTTTAGGAAATTGGGCTCTCATAGAATTAAGCTCATGTTTAGATGTAAGAAATAGTTTAATTTTGTTAGATAATACACATAGTTTAGGGAAATTCAAAACTTTCTCTAGTTTAGATAGAAGGAAATTAGTTTCTTTAGGAAATTGGACTCAAATTGAATTAAGCTCAT
Protein-coding regions in this window:
- the LOC104444333 gene encoding beta-amyrin 6-beta-monooxygenase, whose translation is MDFYYQLFLYLSIFYISLYLLFLVFRKKSSAPNLPPGKKGWPIIGESLDFVGAGKSGCPEKFINDRTAKYSPEVFRTSLLGEDMAVFCGASGNKFLFSGQDKYITTWWPSSMKKVTIFPETMEKFNKDDPKKMRSFLPEFLKPEALQHYIPVMDSMTREHLESDWYPYKEVKVFPLTKNYTFALACRLFMNIKDPQVVSKFASPFARIAPGFTSVPINFPGTPFNKAVEGGKVIRQELLNIIRQRKKEISEGKDAKSRDLLSRLLTEADDDGSVYYEMDVSNKIIGLLIASHDTTSTSITVIVNYLASLPHIYEKVYKEQMEIAKSKAPGELLNWDDIQKMKYSWNVTCESMRLTPPAQGAFREAITDFTFAGYTIPKGWKTFWTVYTTHKNPKYFPDPEKFDPSRFEGNGPTPFTYVPFGGGPRMCPGKEYARLEILIFIHNLVTKFKLEKVIPDEKIFYNPSPVPANGLLIRLRPLN